One window of Nitrospirota bacterium genomic DNA carries:
- a CDS encoding ribbon-helix-helix protein, CopG family, with protein MPTTKVAITLDEEILEEVDRLVKEKKYPNRSKAIQEAIQFRLERWHKTRMIEEAKKFDIEEEQTIAEEGLVAENETWPEY; from the coding sequence ATGCCGACCACAAAAGTTGCAATAACACTAGATGAAGAAATTCTTGAAGAAGTTGATCGATTGGTAAAAGAGAAGAAATACCCAAACCGCAGCAAAGCCATACAAGAAGCCATTCAATTCAGGTTGGAAAGATGGCACAAAACCCGAATGATTGAAGAGGCCAAGAAGTTTGATATTGAGGAAGAACAAACTATTGCAGAGGAAGGCCTGGTTGCGGAGAATGAAACATGGCCAGAATATTAA